In Gammaproteobacteria bacterium (ex Lamellibrachia satsuma), a single genomic region encodes these proteins:
- a CDS encoding LL-diaminopimelate aminotransferase, whose amino-acid sequence MIKINENYNKLQASYLFSDIAKRVAAHTEANPDQSIIRLGIGDVTRALPDACIKALHAAVDEMASDNSFHGYGPEQGYDFLREAIAKGDFQSRGADIEADEIFVSDGAKCDSGNFQEIFAADATVAIPDPVYPVYVDTNVMAGRTGEAKDGRYDGLVYLDATKENGFIPDLPETPADLIYLCFPNNPTGATATKAQLKAWVDYARDNKALILFDAAYEAFVQDDSLPRSIYEIEGAKEVAIEFRSFSKTAGFTGTRCAYTVVPKACMAYTESGEKASVHALWNRRHTTKFNSVSYPVQRAAEAVFSPEGQAQVQELVSYYLKNAKYIREQMESLGYDCMGGENSPYIWIDAKGDSWELFDKLLNNTGVVCTPGAGFGKCGEGYIRISAFNSFENVQEAMSRIKDAL is encoded by the coding sequence ATGATCAAAATCAACGAGAACTACAATAAACTCCAGGCCTCATATCTGTTCTCCGATATCGCCAAGCGGGTGGCCGCCCACACTGAGGCGAACCCTGATCAGAGCATCATCCGCCTCGGGATCGGCGACGTCACCCGCGCCCTGCCGGACGCCTGCATCAAGGCACTTCATGCCGCAGTGGATGAGATGGCCAGCGACAACTCCTTTCACGGTTACGGCCCGGAACAGGGATATGACTTCCTGCGCGAGGCCATCGCCAAAGGTGACTTCCAATCCCGTGGTGCCGATATCGAGGCCGACGAGATCTTCGTCAGCGACGGGGCAAAATGCGACTCAGGTAACTTTCAGGAGATCTTCGCCGCCGACGCCACCGTTGCCATCCCAGATCCCGTCTACCCTGTCTACGTCGATACCAACGTCATGGCCGGTCGTACCGGCGAGGCAAAAGATGGCCGCTACGATGGACTGGTCTATCTGGACGCCACCAAGGAAAATGGCTTCATCCCCGATCTGCCGGAAACTCCGGCCGATCTCATCTATCTCTGTTTCCCCAACAATCCGACCGGGGCCACTGCCACCAAGGCGCAGCTGAAGGCCTGGGTCGACTACGCCCGTGACAACAAGGCACTGATCCTTTTCGACGCGGCCTACGAGGCCTTCGTGCAGGACGACAGCCTGCCCCGCTCCATTTACGAAATAGAGGGCGCCAAAGAGGTGGCGATCGAATTCCGCAGCTTCTCCAAGACCGCCGGTTTCACCGGTACACGCTGCGCCTACACCGTGGTCCCAAAAGCCTGCATGGCCTACACTGAATCGGGTGAGAAAGCCTCTGTTCATGCGCTCTGGAACCGTCGCCACACCACCAAGTTCAACAGCGTCTCCTACCCGGTGCAGCGCGCAGCCGAAGCGGTCTTCAGCCCGGAGGGGCAGGCCCAGGTGCAGGAACTGGTCTCCTACTACCTGAAGAACGCCAAATATATCCGTGAACAGATGGAGTCGCTGGGCTACGATTGCATGGGCGGCGAGAACTCACCCTACATCTGGATCGATGCCAAAGGCGACTCCTGGGAGCTCTTCGACAAACTGCTGAACAATACCGGCGTGGTCTGCACCCCCGGCGCCGGTTTCGGCAAATGCGGCGAGGGCTACATCCGCATCAGCGCCTTCAACAGTTTCGAAAACGTCCAGGAAGCGATGTCCCGGATCAAAGACGCGCTCTAA
- a CDS encoding diaminopimelate decarboxylase has translation MPISQDFKHRLSPVLKNIVEHYGTPFHLYDEQGILDTGKTLTEAFSGIEGFREYFAVKALPNPRIMQIMQSMGFGFDCSSIAELILSRDIGASGEDIMFTSNNTSPEEFEAAAARGGCVLNLDDISLIDKVPEMPELVCFRYNPGERRTGNSIIGNPVEAKYGVTHDQLLDAYKAAKGRGAKRFGLHTMLASNELNYTYMVETARTLLERVEWISSQLGITFDFINIGGGLGIPYRPENEALDIQAMGREITALFDTFKSHNGYAPKLYVESGRYMTGPHGVLVTQAINRKEIYRTYVGVDACMSALMRPGMYGAYHHIDVLGKSGCDETVDVAGSLCENNDKFAVQRSLPRIEDGDILYIHDTGAHGQAMGFNYNGKVRPKELLLKTDGSVELIRREETLDDYFATLNFEADRFVPASG, from the coding sequence ATGCCAATATCCCAAGATTTCAAGCACCGGCTCTCCCCTGTTCTGAAGAACATCGTCGAGCACTATGGCACCCCTTTTCATCTCTACGATGAGCAGGGCATTCTCGATACCGGAAAAACGCTGACCGAGGCGTTTTCCGGCATCGAGGGTTTCCGCGAGTACTTCGCAGTCAAGGCGCTGCCCAATCCCAGGATTATGCAGATCATGCAGTCGATGGGATTCGGCTTCGACTGCAGTTCCATCGCAGAATTGATCCTCAGCCGCGATATCGGCGCCTCCGGCGAAGACATCATGTTCACCTCAAACAATACCAGTCCGGAGGAGTTCGAAGCGGCTGCAGCCCGAGGGGGCTGTGTGCTCAATCTCGATGACATTTCCCTGATCGACAAGGTGCCGGAGATGCCTGAGCTGGTCTGTTTTCGTTACAACCCAGGTGAACGCCGCACCGGCAACAGCATCATCGGCAACCCGGTGGAAGCCAAATACGGCGTCACCCATGATCAGCTGCTGGATGCCTACAAAGCTGCCAAGGGACGCGGCGCCAAACGCTTTGGCCTGCACACCATGCTCGCATCCAACGAGCTGAACTACACCTACATGGTGGAGACCGCACGCACCCTGCTGGAGCGGGTCGAGTGGATCTCGTCGCAACTGGGCATCACCTTCGATTTCATCAATATCGGCGGTGGTCTGGGCATTCCTTACCGTCCTGAAAACGAAGCCCTTGACATCCAGGCCATGGGCCGGGAGATCACCGCGCTCTTTGATACCTTCAAGTCCCATAACGGTTATGCCCCCAAACTCTATGTCGAGAGCGGCCGTTACATGACCGGTCCCCACGGCGTTCTGGTCACCCAGGCGATCAACCGCAAGGAGATCTACCGCACCTATGTCGGTGTGGACGCTTGCATGTCTGCCCTGATGCGCCCCGGCATGTATGGGGCCTACCATCATATCGACGTATTGGGTAAAAGCGGCTGCGATGAGACGGTGGATGTGGCGGGTTCACTTTGCGAGAACAATGACAAGTTTGCCGTCCAACGCAGTCTGCCGAGGATCGAGGACGGAGACATCCTCTACATTCACGATACCGGTGCCCACGGCCAGGCAATGGGTTTCAACTACAACGGCAAGGTACGGCCAAAGGAGCTGCTGTTGAAGACCGACGGCAGCGTCGAACTGATCCGTCGAGAAGAGACCCTGGATGACTATTTCGCCACGCTGAATTTCGAAGCCGACCGGTTCGTTCCGGCATCTGGCTAG